In the Topomyia yanbarensis strain Yona2022 chromosome 3, ASM3024719v1, whole genome shotgun sequence genome, one interval contains:
- the LOC131693506 gene encoding uncharacterized protein LOC131693506: MYKLLSVVVVIAIVIPTLTLAVTPFRSCPNGAPTPETFEVDGCTALPCTITRGQPMRAVGRNLVSLVSTSTVEAYIDFFLGGLDLGIPTPPEIVDACANGIDFCPLVQDESFDYTFFKEDIQMDVSGITVLIRVGLRDGDVQIGCIEFDGTIV, encoded by the exons ATGTACAAGCTTCTGTCCGTTGTCGTCGTCATTGCTATTGTCATCCCAACATTGACCTTGGCTGTGACTCCATTCCGCTCCT GCCCGAACGGAGCACCCACCCCGGAAACATTCGAAGTCGACGGATGCACTGCGCTGCCCTGTACCATTACCCGCGGTCAACCGATGCGCGCCGTGGGTCGAAATCTGGTCAGCCTGGTTTCGACCAGTACGGTTGAGGCTTACATTGATTTCTTCCTGGGTGGATTGGATTTGGGAATTCCTACACCTCCGGAGATTGTCGATGCTTGCGCTAATGGAATCGACTTCTGTCCGTTGGTGCAAGACGAGTCGTTCGATTACACCTTCTTCAAGGAAGACATTCAGATGGATGTGTCCGGTATTACCGTTTTGATTCGTGTTGGTCTACGGGACGGAGATGTGCAGATTGGTTGCATTGAGTTTGACGGAACCATTGTGTAG